TGTGCATACGTCTATTTGATCTGCAGGCAAATACGGCATCATCTGTGTTGAGGACCTGATCCACGAGATTTACACAGTCGGAAAGAACTTCAAGCCTGCCAATAACTTCCTGTGGCCCTTCAAGCTGTCCTCACCCCGTGGTGGCATGAACAAGAAGACCACACACTTTGTGGAGGGAGGAGATGCTGGCAACAGGGAGGATCAGATCAACAGAATGATCAGGAGGATGAACTGAAGTTATGGTGAGTTGTAGGAACAATGCTGGTTTTGAAGGCTCATTAGGTGTGGTTAAtgatgcattttcttttttccccatctTATCGACTATggtgaaaacaagctgaaattaAGCCAAATATGTCTGAAACCACACCTAAGCATTATTGTCATAATTGGAGACACTCCTCTCAATAGGAAAGCTGTAGTGGAAGTAAAACGAGTGCATCACCAATATTAGCTCTGTCCCCTACAGATCCAAGTGTCAAGCATGTgttttgtgcagttttaaaAGTGGATGCATGGTATTATCTGCATGAAATCAGTAATGGTGGATAATAGCTCAAGAAGTGAATTGGTGATATTAGTGGATTTTCATGCTGGACCAACAGCCTgcgtcagctgaagtcttttctaTATTAGTAATTCCTGACTCTTGAGAgcatgttttaaggactgaaatttgtgaTTTGaacttaaactttgttttttaagcacTGATAATTTAGGTCTGAGCTACATTAAAATATTGCTAGCAGTATCGGCTGAAATAAATTCATTAATATATctgtaaaaaatgaatatacTACTACTTCTAAATTTAGAATCCCCAAACTATTTTTTTACCTTACTTTCCTTTGAGGATACCTATAGAGCAGTGATACACAAGGTGTACCTCTTTCGTTATGgtgtgtggctctttaatgtcttgatttgaaaaattattcCCCCCAGGAAACCTTTTACAAGgcaaactttgacctcagaagttatccgttgcaagtcacattaatcggTTGTTTCCAGTACGCTTTAATTTTGAActtaattttcaaccttttttttggtCTCCATTGCCCTGATtggcaatttttgccatttttaataatttttggcagcttttagcccactgtttcctctttttgccaccttctgccaatttttgccactttaatccaatttttgccattttccaccactttttgcctcttttatcctgctttttgcaatttacattttttcccatttaagctgccccttgccattaaatatcacttttgcccatttcccccaccttgttgctgctttctgcccattttaaacacttggcactcattttttttgccactttatgaccatttttgccacctgtaacacttttgtcacttctcacccatttctgccacttttctctccgtttttgtgatttttcacCCAGTTTGCCAATTTATGCCTTTTActctgttcacccatttttagcctcatttttgccccttttaccagctgtaacttatttttattgccccttaaacccattttttcagtACTTTGCTTGTGGCTCTTGCACAGGTATTTTTCATCCAttaggctctttggttgagcgggGTTGAGCTATAGTCACAATTATGGATGCAGGATAATTAGATTTTTGCAGACATCTTACATGCTGATATTTGCACATTGATTTTGGCTCAAACTgatctttaaatgtaaaactttagcccttaaaacacacaaattagAATCAAATTGACAAATTTTGGTCCTTTGACACTTTGAAGTGtaataatgaacaaaataactTCAGCTGACATGTAAGTTCCTGCCAAAAACTCCAATTTGTACAGTTAATATTTACAGTGGATAGAAAGTTTTATAGTCAAAATATGGGtggtaaatatcagcagaaatggtCATGTCTGCTAACAAATGATTTACCAGTTCAGCTAATATCTACTAATACAGATATGCTGTTATTGTGCACCCTAGCTACAATAATAATCCAAACAAATGAACCTATAACTGGAAAAGACTACCACGTGTTTTTCATCTCTaacaagctgtttttgtcattttcaggtTTTCAAAGGactcaaaatgttaaataaaaaaaacaaacaaaagcagttGTCTTGTCGTTATTGTGTTGTGCCATTTCAGCCATCCCTGCTCTGTCACTGTCATCAGGTAACTTGTTTTAAACATCAACAAATTCATGTTGGCCTAGTCAGTCAAGTGTTTGGTCCCTTCACCTTGTAGCTCTTTTagaaagattgttttttttttcctcagaggGTGAATGTTGAACATGAGtttaaacaaaacataaaaaggcAAGATGACTTGATTTCAGAAAGGTAACCCGTTTAAAGGTGTAGTGTTTGAGTTAAATTTTAAACGGACAAGGTTCAGCACGACGAAACGTGAGTAAGGCAATGTAACGTTAATGATGAACTGCTCAACCTGTTTCCATGACGACCCTGTGACTCGTTAGCATTTGTGCTGCAGCCTAGCTTTGCTGCACGGAGATGACTTGCCAGCTtacatttcccttttaaatgacgAGCTGTACTGTATTTTAACAAGTAATTGAGCGCTTTTTATTTTATGGCGGCTCCACTATGATGACTTTCCAGGTTAACCCATCGCTACCGACAGCTAAGGCTTTAATATCACAGGGAAGCTCCAGCTGCAGCCAGCGCGGCCCTGATGCAGCTGAATATCCTCCGTACAGGAACTTCGGGATGGGAGCAGGCGGGGGACCAGCAGCTTTCAGACAAAATAGTGTGGTAAAGAAGAAATTTCCTGTGATACAGCCCTTGAGTGGTAAGTATGCATGTCATAAAAATCGGCTGCCTATCCTGATGATGCTGCTAGCATATAACGGTGCGTGTGATGGATGCTGACCCAGTCATCTGTGTTGTAGAGTCCAGGGACTGGAGGGATCTGGTCAGCGACTTCATTGTTACAGGGTGAGAACATTATTACATGCGTCAGCATTAGGCTGTAACTGGTATTAGATTTAAggataaataaaagtaaatagtAGACATGTGTATCATTATACTATGTGGTGCTGAAATTGTTCAAGTCTTTATCTTGGTATGGTTgcattattttctctttaatatgTTCAGGTCGCCAAATCTAGCCAAAGATGTCACACTGGAGTTGGAAAACACTGACCCAAAGAAAGACCTCTGTGGCAGACAGCTTGTGTTTGATACTAAATGTAAGAACTGCTATACATATGAGGCTTTAAGAACTACGTTTTATAACACATTAATGAAAGTATTTCTTTGGAAGAAATCCATTTATCTtttttgaccttaaaaatgGATTAACGCTCAATTTAAGGCTTCTTCCTGGATTTTAACTGGATGGCCAGTAGGTGGTGCTGTCTTCATATATAATGAACAAAAATCTCTCCAATGCGTGTTTTCATTGGTTGAGGGCAAGATTATTGTGGACtttcattagttttttatttattttccacttATTTTATTCCtgctagttagttagtttaaaTTGCgttttgcaaaaattgttggttttagggttttttttttgtttcagagatagttttaggtttttttttctcagtaatgTGGGGTGCTTGAGTGAGACCCTAAAGGGCCAATCATACAATATGAAACtattcatttcatgttttagttttccAATAGACAGAAACTACACATAAACGCTCCGTATAAAGACAACgcagacaaaacaaagatgaataAGAAAGAAGTACATTAGACCCACgcagaaaacaaacaagctcAACCTCAGTATTTTCATATCCTATATCATAACTCCAGTATCGAttatagaataaataaaatatgttaacaTCTCACTGAGCAATTCACATGAAGTTCCTCCGTttcaaaaacaatgttttatttaacctACTAAAAGTTTATAGTCTAAATAATCAACCCATATCCAAGCAATATACTTTTCTTAGTGACAGTTACTGTCAATCTTTACTACTAAGGAGACACCGGAAGACAAAGGCTGTTTAACTTAGAACTTTCTATGAAGTAAACACTTGTATTACTTTTCCCCATGTATTTTCAAACTGAGTCCCTTTGTTCCTCTCAGTGGCTATtagcttttccttttttcaaataataagactatttttttcagtgaattATTGAAGGAGGATATGTCAAAAATTTATTCATAAAGGGTACTCCacaattttcatttcattcatttagaTTTTACATTGTAGCTCTTAGGGATCGAAGATCACGCAGGTGAGATTcatcacatgacagcatgaaaacaaagccatgtgttgcattgcaatcacttcaTGTGGAAAGCATGATCTTTATGCTttctttcaggtttttttttatgtcaataggccaagtaaaacaggaaatatgatcattttaatttgatatgaaaataaatgttacaCACAGGGGGcagtggaccatgctgtacaAGACTGGCactgatatttttttacataatttcagcatattataatctattttttaaaatgacaatatattgttttaaaaaaattaaaaatccatttttgtggggtgttgtgttttttggaggcCCTATATCTACCTATCCTATATctatacagtaaattaaacttaaaagatatatagttttcattttataaagttgaggcAGTGCCAAAAaagattataccaaacatgagcatggtatacattttctgaCTGTTGTTTGTCTAAAGAAAATtcccaaaatgacaaaatagccagtggacctctaagggttacAAAAATTGGAAGACCTAAAACTACAACTGGGTGAAGAGTGGTCTTGAATCAGATCAGACCATCTTATACTCCCCAGTTTTGGGTGTATATGTCAGACAGTGGGCTTGTGTCGAAGACAAAGACTAAGGACATGTCtgtcattttagtttagtttagttagttttgcaAGCACAGAAAGTTTTAGTAAGATTTGGTGTTTTACTTAAGctccattttattttagtttcagtaaaCTAGTAAACTAGTAAACTAAATACAGAAATTGACAACCACAGATAAAACCCTAAAGAGTAAGGGAGTGAGTAAGTcatcaaataataataattgaaaaaaaaaaatagaataaagaaaaaaaagaaatgaaataaatgtaaaaaatagaataaataaaaatatttcaaagaggaaaaaaatattctaGAACATAcgatttaaaatgtatgaattttGGGTAAGATTAATGTAGAAACAATTTAAAGGTAGACAAACGTGGACAAATTTTTACATATTAACAGCAGGTTTTTAAACATGTGTCTTTACTTTTACAAAAACCCACAGAGCTAGCCATTTAATGTCCAGGGGGAGTGAGttccaaagatttttaaaatataattttgacattttggttctctagttagttttagttcactattacagtggttctcaactggtctggcctcaggaccctCCAGTCTGTCTTATGACAGATCACGACCCAAgtctaaaaaaaattcaacaatgcatgtttactTAATTGTTGAAGTTGAATGTTgaagtttggagcatgattggaccaaaacacctgatataaaacagaaaaaggacaTAAATGATCCATTTCTATACCTTCTTTCCCCATTATTGGGtgtccattttgccagttttccagacagcttgtgaaattacttcattatcatgggaaaagtagccatttattgcaagaagaagagatgaattagttgaaatattgatcaaacatttaaattgacccaatttcatccaatttcacagtaaaacatggtaaattaaaatgtatctatgcatgtccaataaggacctCAGGACttctgccacctttttttttcagacacctagttgtgacccactgaaaactcctccacaacccacttttgggtccagacccaccagttgagaaccactgcactattATGACCTTGgtcaaaatgtgtaaaatcagGAATCTGACTTTCTGACTTTCTTTATCCATCCTTGAACATCTTTGAATTTCCATATAAAGGAGTACTGCTCCTGAAAGGCTCTTCTTGCATCTCTAATTCTTGATTATTTTTAGGTACAAGGTTTGAGAGGACCAGAACTGTTATTCCTCCTCTTATGAGAGACTATGGTGTGAGCAGACCTGGCAGCATGTATCCCTTGAAACTGTCCAAGGAGATTTCCTACAGCCACTCTGGTCGGCCCTTCACCTTGGGGTAACCGGTGGATTCTGTATATCTCAGTCCATTAGCTGAAGCTGCATTCCTTATAACATATTTATAGAGACAGCTACACAGATTGCAGTAATTAGACTTTGTCTTAGTCTTTGTCTAATGTATGACAGGAATATGAAATGAGATGAAGGCAGGCAGATACTAATAATACTGAGACGTCTTATTTCTGTCACTAGCAGAAAGGTTCAAGCAGGTTCTTAGTGTTTGTTATTGCAGTTACGTTAGGTGCATGATAGCAGCTAAGTTATTAGAGTAATCAAATAAGAGCTATGTAATGCTTTTAgtctttcagttttatttgaTTGTACTTATTGTTAAAGGATGTTAGTCTGCCTTAAAGCACTTAAACTGTTTGCTAAATTCTCTGGCAGATGTTATTATGGTCTTCTTAAAACTACAAACTGATAGCCAAAAAGCTTGACCCTGACAGCGCTCTTATAGTTGCATGAGTCATTTTCTACAGAGTgccttcaaatgtttttttgcagatgCCCTGAAAGATACGAACTCAACACAACTCCAGAAATTGTCTTTCCCTCCACATTAGTCCTCAATGGCCGAAACACCTTCACAGTGGGGAACTGCAAGCTCAGCAGgtatctttttttcctcaaactaAATCAGACCAGACCAATCAATAGTTCTCTCAATTATTCCTGagccctcctcctcttctgcttTCCCTCTGCTCTGCAGGCCTAAGGTGAATTATCCAACCTACACACTGCAGACTGTTAGAGACAATCAGAAGAGtaagtttgttttcatgttttcactgtGAAGCTAAGAGTTTGAAAGTACGTGACTCGTCAGTCCGGGTCAGGTATTTGTTGTGGTCTTGACAAGTCAAGTCAGAATGTCTTGTCTGCAAGTGAAAGGGATAATACAACCTTCAACCTGTCCAGGTGTTTATGGTGATTTATTGGCAGCAAACATGTCATGTTTGATGGATTTTACTTCAAATAAAATGGGACGAGAGTCCGCTTAGAGTGAGGCTGTGTTCAGTGTTCCAGCTGGTATGTGGGGTCTTACTTTAAAATGCTTGGCTTCAAACTGCTAAactttcctttttctctctttttaaatttctattaTGATTTACTGTAGTACACAAAACCCTCTAAGCTCTGAATAAAGTCCACTCATTGGAAAACAGCTTATAATAGTGCTTGATCCAGCATTATTATAAGCTGTTTTTCACTCAcgcactcctgaaaatttcacaaATGATTACAGGGCAGGCTGTTCCCAAAATCTTCCTGACTGGCATAAAAACAAATGCACCTCACTGCGGGAGACTTTCACTGCAGGATGAGGACTGGGGAGGCAAGGGCATGATGTAAAAGGGACAGTGCTGAAAGAAGAAGCTATGAGGAcagttttaatctttatatttcatataatTTAGAAGTAGCCACAGCATCATAGGTGGTTTTACCATGGGCAAAGGTAGGCGATTACCTGGGGAATGTGCACCAAGGGGGTTTAAGAAATAGGCAACGTTGTGCACTGCAAGTGAAGtatacaaaaaaattatttcaataaTTAAGGGGAGTACTTGGAATGCAAAAAAGATGGGCAGAATGCATAAACAGTGTAAAGATAGAGTTTGATGAGTCAAAAATTCCTagaaagcagtgttaattttaaaagctatttttgattttagtatttgtctttagttttagtcaaatttaagtcatttctaccctttatagttttattttacaaaaatttaAGAACAGTTTAGCTCAGGTTTattcataaaaagtccttatattttagtctttaccttTAGTCCAAACATTCATTATCTAGTCTCTCTGgaatctggtaccagatcatgatggttctatgcaccctgctgAACCTGAGATCTCTGCTTTCTACTGAAAAGCTACagttatgttgtgttttgacagatttatccacagcGGAGAAATataatggattttgaatgtccaacaaaaactaaatatcaCTTTAGTCTCATtctagtcatcttgacaaataCTTTACTTACTTTTCGCCAGAGTTATAGTCATCAACTAACACTGCTGGGAAGGACCGTAACTGAATCCAAGCCCCACCTTGCAGCCCACTCATCTTCATCTAAATAAATGTCAAGCAAGATAGATCTACATAGAAATattaaacacataaaataaaGGATTTCTCTGTGTAAAAGAGACTTAAAATAGTTCTAATATCATGATTCATATCAGAACTTTTGTGATTCGAGTTATAATAAATCACACTGAGTtatagcagtgttactcaatattacatccatccatatatccatattctataccgcttatctcgttgggggtcgcagggggctggagcctatcccagctgtcattgggcgagaggctgGTTgacagtcaatcgcagggctgacagagagacagacaaccaggtacATTCACTCACATAGCAAATTGCAAAAAggattaaattgcaaaaattgatgaaaaaggaaaatggtaaaaagaagtggcaaaaaatggctgaaagcagcaaaaaggggccATAATAACTTAATAAGCCAGTGAAaattaacagacaaaaaataaaggttgacaattaaagcctactgtgtgagtgtgggaaacaaactgattaatgtgacttgcaatggatgaTTTCTGAAGTcataaattcctttttttaaggttttctttgggaatgatatttcaaattaagacataaaagagccacaaatcatcactgaagTGCCACATGTGGCTGAAGAGCCagacgttgagtatcactgagtTGTACTGTTACTCATAGAAAAGGTAAAGAGCAAGTACTGCTCGCTCACATTCAGTGTTCAGCATGTCCTGTAGTTATGTAGTTCTGTGACTTTGGTGACTAAAAAGAAAAGCTTCATAATACGTTTCTTCACCGGCTATGACAACTTTAACCAAAATGTAGGAGGGCCTCATACTGCTATTTGCCTGGTGCCTTCAAATGACAGAAATCCCTCCACGTACAGGGAAAACGACTGCGAATGGCACATACTTACTGATGAgcagaaaaagagatgaaacaGACTGAATACATGTGCAACACTTGTGTCGGTTCAACTGGATGTGATAAAATCATCAACCTATTCATGTGGTCCCATCCcccaatgtatgtagaaatattAATAGGAAGGTGCAATAAAAATGAGTCAGTTTGACACCTGTAGCTCATCCTCAAATGTTTGAAAGATTTGAGGAAGTTATCAAGATTTTGTGCCTCAGTGAAACACCTCCATGAAAGCAATAGAATAAAAGGTGTGAAGCAGTATATTTTAACAAGACACCAAAGAAACAACCCCCTGCTTCTTACTCTTTGTCTTTTCATCCCTCTCTGTCCTTGTCTTTGGGTGTTCAGGCCAGCCCTTTCCAGATCCGATGGTGGGAGCTCCACGCTCTTTCATCCACAGGGTAACCGAGCTGTCCGTGTTGGAGGGGGAGACGGTGAGACAAGAGAAGCTCAAGAAAATGAGGAAGCAAAGGAAACCTCCATCCTGACAATCACCTTCTCCCGAGTTACACGGGCTAAGGATCAAAACTTTGGAGTCTGTGCCAACGAGGtcagagcaaaacaaaacatcatgGGCGCCGTGCTCCTTCCGGTGTCTTCTTCTTACTGCTTGTTTGTCCTCAGTGACATTAGTTTCCTGCTTATCATGGCTGGTCTTAACATTTTGGGACTCCTGACCTGAGCTCCTCACCTTTAGTGATCATATGCAGTATTTACTATGGAAAACGtacaaaaataaatgctgaaatcttattttatttagtaTTGTTTATTCAGATGTCCCAGCTGCATGAAAAGATCTTTATTTTACCTCTCTAATGGCTTGTAATGGCTGTTATGTAATACTGCCATATTTCTCCATGTATCTTCTATATGTTTCCGATGCTGTTGAGACTGGACCTCATTGCAATAGTGTTTTAAACATTGCTGTTCTATATTTATGAAGCTTTGTTGAGTAAGCTAAATATCTATGAATATATTACATAGTTTAGCAAAACCATTACTGTGCCTTGTCAAACGTCTTCCcgaaattaaataaatttatttttgttagtaCAATTCTTTTTGTCATGATATTTTTTGGGGAAGAAGGACTGTGACTGAAGAGTTTTGGGCTGCAGAGTTTCTAAAAAAATGTGCCCTCAGATCCTAGAATGTGGCACATATCCCACATATCACATTGTTTGGTTGCTGTATGGAGGGCCGCTCATGTTTCTGAATAGTCTTGTTCATTGAATTTAACAATTGTCTTTTTGTTTAGAGAGAAATGAGACCTTCATTATATCTTGAAAATGTAGCTGCTGGCGTCAGAATTTGAACAAGTCTAAACATTTGGGATACTCAGTTTGCACAAAGTTTTGATTCCCTGTCTCACCTTTACAGATGCTAGCTGCATCTCTGTCATAGTCTGAATAACTACAGAAGACAGGTAAGCCTCTTAATACTGCCAAACAAAGCTAAATGTAAGGAGGCTGATCATTATGCTAGAACAGGAAAAAACTAACGTGTGCAAGGATTCTCCTTCTCTTAACAACAATGCATCCAAACATCCATATCAGCAGCAGAATCCAAACCTCCTCCACCATTTAAACCAGAGCACTGGTCGTCTGTTGGACAGCTGTAGGGAGAACTGTAAGTTAGAACTGTCAGAGGCTACATGTTAGCTTTTGTCAGTGGAACGAACTAGAACCATGCAaccaaccctaaccctaagaAGAAGGGACATGTTGGTGAACATAGACTGTAACTACACTTGAACAAAAGTATTCAAATGTCTTACTCTTACACCAGCAACTCTAATGACattgttttcaaaaaacatGTACCTTAATATGTCATTAatatgtctttatagtcctttgtGCACTGGGTCACAGTCATGTCAAAATAGAAAAGGCCCTTCtcaactgttgccacaaagttggaagcacagcCTCTCCCAGAATGtcttgatatgctgaagcattaagattggcccaCACTGGAGATGAGGAGCCTAGCACAAACCccgaaaacagccccataccatcatccctcctcaACCAAACTTCACGGTCATTCACCAGTTATCCACattccagtgtcagtgtgctttacaccactccaacCAACAGCTGGCTTTAGACTCAGTGATGTGAGCTTGACTATGAAGCTCCTGtcgcacagtttttgtgcttacattcaTGCCAGTGAAAGTtctgaactcttcagctatggaatgaGCAGAGACCTGGCGACTTTTATGCACACTTTTTatgccttagcagttgttgaccctgctctgtgattttatgtggcctCCTGCTTCGTGGctgaattgctgttgttcctaaactctttcAGTTGACTGTAGAATCTCCTGCAGGGATGAAACTTCACTGACCGTCACAGCACCACGCCTGAAGTCACAGATctcttcagaacgacacatTTCGTATCATAAatttttgcaaatggagacaACAGGTTTAAGTGAAACACCAGAATTAAAAAATCtaacaggtgtgaccaaatacttttgtacaTAAGGTGTATGTCCCATTTTAGGGGCTGCTTCCTTTCAAGGGTGCATTTGAAGACAGATCATGTCATAGGCTCCTTCAAATGGGACTGACAAATGCATTCTTTTTTTCCTGGCCAATGAAGGATCCCTCTGCTGCGTTCTATACTGCAAAGACTTCTTCTGTCTCAAACAAGCCAGTCATCTTGCAACCAGAAGTTCAGCCGCATCAGTCACATGTTGACATGTTCTTGGACAAGATACAAATTGCACATCAGGAATGTTGTGTATGATGAAATGATCTTTATCAGTTTTTGAAGTGTAATACATTTAAGGTATAcaattattatatattatagtTGATAGTGAAACTACTGTGGTGGGTCAAGAGGAAGAGCATGAGTGGTTGAGTGATTCCTATCAATCTTACAAGTAAGAGCTAACCATGAAACCCTTGACCTCTGACTCAGGGATGATCTGATTGAAGTGGAAATTTTGTGCAAAGGTTGACGGAAgtccctcaaagtgttcttgagaaaTCGAGCTCACATCAATGTGGAAGCAAGGGATGAACCTGAGGCATAATGACCCCCAAAATCAGACCAGCTCATCTTGGAGCCATAGTGGACACTGGAGCAAAGGTtggagaaaatccctcaaagtaaTGTAGACAACAATGGCCGGGGCATTTGGACGGACAACCCAAAACTAAAAGCTTCCAGCCTCAGGTACTGCTGGTGTGGAGATATAATGAAAGCACATCTTCTGTTTTAAAGGCGGTTGGATAAACTGAACCAAGACGGCCGTTAACTGACACTTAAAGGATGACTGTGAGCTGCACTTTATC
Above is a genomic segment from Cheilinus undulatus linkage group 19, ASM1832078v1, whole genome shotgun sequence containing:
- the si:ch211-171b20.3 gene encoding uncharacterized protein si:ch211-171b20.3, which translates into the protein MMTFQVNPSLPTAKALISQGSSSCSQRGPDAAEYPPYRNFGMGAGGGPAAFRQNSVVKKKFPVIQPLSESRDWRDLVSDFIVTGSPNLAKDVTLELENTDPKKDLCGRQLVFDTKCTRFERTRTVIPPLMRDYGVSRPGSMYPLKLSKEISYSHSGRPFTLGCPERYELNTTPEIVFPSTLVLNGRNTFTVGNCKLSRPKVNYPTYTLQTVRDNQKSQPFPDPMVGAPRSFIHRVTELSVLEGETVRQEKLKKMRKQRKPPS